A genomic window from Thermococcus nautili includes:
- a CDS encoding MoaD/ThiS family protein encodes MIKVRVLGRGIEKEVEWRKGITVADILREVGFNTESAIARIDGRVVLEDEKVEDGVAVEVIPVVSGG; translated from the coding sequence ATGATTAAGGTCAGGGTCCTCGGAAGGGGAATCGAGAAGGAAGTCGAGTGGAGGAAGGGCATAACGGTAGCGGACATCCTCAGGGAGGTCGGGTTCAACACAGAGAGCGCGATAGCGAGGATTGACGGAAGGGTTGTCCTCGAGGATGAAAAAGTCGAGGACGGCGTTGCCGTGGAGGTAATTCCGGTCGTTTCTGGGGGGTAA